The proteins below come from a single Portunus trituberculatus isolate SZX2019 chromosome 2, ASM1759143v1, whole genome shotgun sequence genomic window:
- the LOC123504491 gene encoding E3 ubiquitin-protein ligase TRIM21-like isoform X2 → MDDNVEDCPVCLITFNETFRRPRNLPCGHTHCTFCINELKEQGAVTCPTCRVSHALPEAGQFPISYITESFIRKMRGLASVVPKPMKQLTASAPVTQPAPGATAGLSKKTRSLLQEQEAKILAAICSCQEEQSQLADYLITLGGWDGHQQQLEDELQMLVDQSKGARETIRREKCRVEGRQEEVRRREEALHAALQALRTPATRHKVYEVIDNTDNLLEEEERVTVFPDVHVVTTVNKVAETSRAALQAATATQTAMEAAGNAAAVVQGTPFFLRAMRRPPP, encoded by the exons ATG GACGACAATGTGGAGGATTGCCCCGTGTGCCTAATCACCTTTAACGAAACCTTCAGGAGGCCACGCAACCTGCCTTGTGGCCACACCCACTGCACGTTCTGCATTAATGAACTGAAAGAGCAGGGTGCCGTCACCTGCCCCACATGCCGGGTGAGTCACGCTCTGCCTGAGGCCGGCCAGTTCCCCATCTCATATATCACAGAGAGCTTTATCAGGAAGATGAGAGGATTGGCCTCTGTGGTACCCAAGCCAATGAAACAGCTGACAGCCTCAGCACCAGTGACACAGCCTGCACCAGGAGCGACAGCAGGACTCAGCAAGAAGACACGGTCTTTGCTGCAGGAGCAAGAGGCCAAGATCCTGGCCGCCATCTGCTCCTGCCAGGAGGAGCAGAGCCAGCTGGCAGACTATCTGATAACCCTGGGTGGGTGGGATGGCCACCAACAGCAGCTGGAGGACGAGCTGCAGATGCTGGTGGACCAGAGCAAGGGTGCCCGAGAGACGATAAGGCGAGAGAAGTGCCgtgtggagggaaggcaggaggaagtGCGGCGGAGAGAAGAGGCGCTGCACGCCGCGCTGCAGGCGCTGCGCACCCCTGCAACACGCCATAAAGTTTACGAAGTAATTGATAATACAGACAatctactggaggaggaggagagggtgacgGTGTTTCCTGACGTCCACGTCGTCACCACCGTCAACAAG GTGGCGGAGACATCCCGTGCAGCACTGCAggccgccaccgccacacagacaGCCATGGAGGCAGCGGgcaatgctgctgctgtagTTCAGGGAACTCCATTTTTCCTGCGGGCTATGCGGCGACCTCCTCCATAG
- the LOC123506610 gene encoding peptidyl-prolyl cis-trans isomerase B-like, whose translation MVEVVPAAPPCEVFLDLAWPGSMARRVVVSVSRDTSLGRQFVLLCSGQRGACYANTRMLEVEFEGQPGEYMLGGDYQNNDGEGGDALLPDLTQGEYWTSDKAGAVRPWGYDTALGAQFRITTRDFHPGTGWSGVFGEVVRGLEVVKEASQHRPITEVTVVRCGVMLSR comes from the coding sequence ATGGTAGAGGTGGTGCCGGCCGCCCCGCCCTGCGAGGTGTTCCTGGACCTGGCGTGGCCCGGCAGTATGGCCAGGCGGGTGGTTGTGAGTGTATCCCGGGACACAAGCCTGGGCCGGCAGTTCGTGCTGCTGTGCTCGGGCCAGCGGGGCGCCTGTTACGCCAATACCAGGATGCTTGAGGTGGAATTTGAGGGACAGCCCGGGGAGTATATGTTGGGAGGTGACTATCAGAACaatgatggggagggaggagacgcCCTGCTGCCTGACCTTACTCAGGGTGAGTATTGGACGTCAGACAAGGCGGGAGCTGTTCGGCCATGGGGCTATGACACTGCTCTGGGTGCTCAGTTCCGTATCACCACCAGGGACTTTCATCCTGGTACTGGCTGgagtggtgtgtttggtgaggtggTGCGTGGtctggaggtggtgaaggaggcatCTCAGCACCGCCCCATTACTGAGGTGACTGTGGTGCGGTGTGGGGTCATGCTGTCACGATAA
- the LOC123504491 gene encoding E3 ubiquitin-protein ligase TRIM21-like isoform X1, whose translation MDDNVEDCPVCLITFNETFRRPRNLPCGHTHCTFCINELKEQGAVTCPTCRVSHALPEAGQFPISYITESFIRKMRGLASVVPKPMKQLTASAPVTQPAPGATAGLSKKTRSLLQEQEAKILAAICSCQEEQSQLADYLITLGGWDGHQQQLEDELQMLVDQSKGARETIRREKCRVEGRQEEVRRREEALHAALQALRTPATRHKVYEVIDNTDNLLEEEERVTVFPDVHVVTTVNKKPRKKENISCPRLCQLPKSLRPFSPHHRHRQSHQPPGSPHSGVLVL comes from the exons ATG GACGACAATGTGGAGGATTGCCCCGTGTGCCTAATCACCTTTAACGAAACCTTCAGGAGGCCACGCAACCTGCCTTGTGGCCACACCCACTGCACGTTCTGCATTAATGAACTGAAAGAGCAGGGTGCCGTCACCTGCCCCACATGCCGGGTGAGTCACGCTCTGCCTGAGGCCGGCCAGTTCCCCATCTCATATATCACAGAGAGCTTTATCAGGAAGATGAGAGGATTGGCCTCTGTGGTACCCAAGCCAATGAAACAGCTGACAGCCTCAGCACCAGTGACACAGCCTGCACCAGGAGCGACAGCAGGACTCAGCAAGAAGACACGGTCTTTGCTGCAGGAGCAAGAGGCCAAGATCCTGGCCGCCATCTGCTCCTGCCAGGAGGAGCAGAGCCAGCTGGCAGACTATCTGATAACCCTGGGTGGGTGGGATGGCCACCAACAGCAGCTGGAGGACGAGCTGCAGATGCTGGTGGACCAGAGCAAGGGTGCCCGAGAGACGATAAGGCGAGAGAAGTGCCgtgtggagggaaggcaggaggaagtGCGGCGGAGAGAAGAGGCGCTGCACGCCGCGCTGCAGGCGCTGCGCACCCCTGCAACACGCCATAAAGTTTACGAAGTAATTGATAATACAGACAatctactggaggaggaggagagggtgacgGTGTTTCCTGACGTCCACGTCGTCACCACCGTCAACAAG AAACctcgaaaaaaggaaaacatcagTTGCCCTCGCCTTTGTCAACTTCCAAAAAGCCTTCGACCTTTTTCACCACACCACCGTCATCGCCAAAGCCATCAACCTCCAGGTTCACCCCATTCTGGTGTCCTGGTTCTCTGA
- the LOC123504469 gene encoding uncharacterized protein LOC123504469 isoform X3, which translates to MVGMGLRGWMNASACLAPLLTKEEHLQWAERIKPHRPHCVSVYNNLVQHGKGLVSHDTFYVLRDRPGSVMVLRKNEIIPHTQHIGIFCLKEEVSALIETLRSSSLIDWECARRTDLLIEHVPSYAAEPLVGLMQEKGVNVQLMTFLTYIYEAHLDTHTLRVPAGFRVCRLGSAGVRHLLENAKYGGIPLDLMYRMAEGVPYIGVYQDPTSAHEATVDPENLPVAGDEEIPVAWICSAPIGDIGMLITDKRLRRLGFSMILTTTLARMQAALIGFIPHAYIDMDNYASQAVVAKFPAIMTHESNWMKKIPNLYS; encoded by the exons GATGAATGCCTCTGCGTGCCTTGCGCCTCTGCTCACCAAGGAGGAACATCTGCAGTGGGCTGAGAGGATCAAGCCACATCGGCCGCACTGTGTTTCG GTGTACAACAACCTGGTACAGCATGGAAAGGGTCTGGTCTCTCACGACACCTTCTACGTGCTGCGGGACCGGCCAGGCTCAGTCATGGTACTGCGCAAGAATGAG ataatcccacacacacaacacatcggAATATTTTGTCTAAAGGAAGAAGTTAGCGCTCTTATAGAAACCCTGAGGTCTTCATCCCTGATTGATTGGGAGTGTGCGAGGAGGACCGATCTTCTCATCGAACACGTCCCTTCCTACGCTGCCGAGCCCTTGGTGGGACTCATGCAGGAGAAGGGAGTGAATGTCCAGTTAATGACATTCTTGACTTACATCTATGAAGCTCACTTGGACACTCATACACTCAG GGTCCCGGCTGGTTTCCGTGTGTGCAGGCTGGGAAGCGCAGGCGTGCGTCACCTCTTGGAGAATGCTAAGTACGGTGGAATACCCTTGGACCTCATGTACCGGATGGCAGAGGGCGTGCCTTATATAGGAGTGTACCAGGACCCAACCAGTGCACACGAGGCAACGGTAGACCCAGAGAATCTTCCTGTTGCTGGAGACGAGGAGATACCAGTGGCTTGGATTTGCTCAGCTCCCATAGGAGACATAGGCATGTTGATAACAGACAAGAGGTTAAGGAGACTTGGGTTCTCGATGATACTGACAACGACATTAGCGAGGATGCAAGCTGCCCTCATTGGTTTTATTCCACATGCGTACATTGATATGGACAATTATGCCTCCCAAGCGGTAGTAGCAAAGTTTCCAGCCATTATGACGCATGAAAGTAACTGGATGAAAAAAATCCCGAATCTTTATAGCTGA